The following is a genomic window from Miltoncostaea oceani.
AGACGCGGACGACGTCGGCGGGGCCGTCGAGCGCGACCATCAGGGTGCGGACCGGGTGGTAGCCGTCGGCGGCGAGGGGGCCGACCAGCAGGCGGAGGTTGAGCTTCGGGGGCGCGAGGAGCGTCACCCGCTCCACTGCAGCTCCTCCGCGAGGCGTGCGAAGTCGGGCGGGGCGACCTGCTCCGGCCGGGCCGCGGGCGGCAGGCCGACGGCGGCGATGGCGCGGGCGGCCTCCGGCTTCGGGCAGCCCGCCTGCGCGAGGGCGTTGGCGAGGGTCTTGCGCCGCGACGAGAACGCGGCGCGGACGACCCGCCGGACCTCCGGCGACGGCGCCGGCGCGACCCGGCGGAACGCGACGAGTGCGGAGTCGACGCGGGGCCGCGGGACGAACACCTCGCGGCCGACCTGGCGGCGGAACGTCGGCGCGAGGCTCAGCCGCAGCAGCACCGAGGGCCCCCCGTACTGGCGGCCGCCGGGCTCCGCGAGCCACCGGTCGGCGACCTCCCGCTGCACCATCACGCACCAGCGGTCGAGGGACGGCAGCCGCCACGTGCTCTCCAGCATCAGCGGGGTCGCGATGTCGTAGGGGAGGTTCGCGACGAGGGCCGTCGGCGGCGGGTCGAGGGCCTCCCAGTCGAGCTTCATCACGTCCCCCCACGCGAGGGACACGTTGCGGAGGCCGGACAGGGCGTCCGCGAGGGCGGGCGCGAGGCGCCGGTCGAGCTCGACGGCGTGCACCCGGGACGCGGCGCGCGCGAGGGCGACCGTCAGGACGCCGAGGCCGGCGCCGACCTCCAGGACGACGTCGTCCGGGCCGACGGCCGCCTCGCGCACGGCGAGGTCGACGAGGTTCTCGTCGAGGAGGAAGTGCTGGCCGAGGTCGGTGTCGGGGCGCAGGCCGTGCTCGGCGAGCAGGCGCATGACGCCCACCCGGCCCGAGCCGGGCTCACCAGCCGAAGACGCGGGCGGCGTTGGCGGAGGTGAGCTCGTCGAGCTCCGCCTCGGTGACGCCGCGCAGGTCCGCGATGAAGCGGAGGGTGTGCGCGACATTGGCCGGCCGGTTCGGGCGCCCGCGGCGCGGCACCGGCGCCAGGTACGGGCTGTCGGTCTCGACCAGCAGCAGCTCCGCCGGCACGTCCCGTGCGGCGCGCTGCAGGTCGAGGGACTTCGGGAACGTCACGGGCCCCGCGAAGCTCAGGACGTAGCCCCGCGCGACGACCTCGTCGAGGTGCTCGGGCAGCGAGAAGCAGTGGAGGACGACGGGGTGGCCGGCGGCCTCCGCGGCGAGCATGTCGAGCGTCTCGCGCGCCGCGTCGCGGGTGTGGATGACGAGCGGCAACCCGACCTCGCGGGCCAGCGCGATCTGGGCGCTGAACGCGCGGCGCTGGTTGGCGGGACGGGCGTGGTCGCGGTGGTGGTCGAGCCCGCACTCGCCGACCGCGACCACCTTCGGGTCGGCGCAGAGGTCGCGCATCCAGGCGATGTCGTCGTCGGTGAACCCGTCGGCGTCGTTCGGGTGGACGCCGACGGCCGCGTGGACGCCGGGGTGCTCCCGCGTCAGCGCCACGGCACGCTCGCTCGACTCCCTGCCGACGCCGATCGCCACGATCCGCTCGACCCCGGCGGCGGCCGCCTCGGCCACCAGCTCCGCCGGCGGCACCTCGCAGGAGTCGAGGTGGGCGTGCGAGTCGACTACGCCGCCTCCTCCTCCACGCGGGGGAACAGCTGGCCCGACGGCGCGACGGTGGCGCCCGGCCGGCCGGCGCCCCAGGCGGCGTCGGCGATCGCGACGGCGGCGGGGTCCTGCCCGAGCGCGGCGAGGATCGACTCCGCCGACCCCGGGATGACCGGCCACAGCAGGATCGCCACGGCGCGCAGGCCCTCCGCGAGGGTGTGCAGGGTCTGGTCGAGCTCGCCGGCGCGGGCGGGGTCCTTCGCGAGGGTCCAGGGGGCCCGCTGCTCGACGAGGCGGTTGAGGCGCTGGACGAGGCGCCACACGTCCTCGATGCCGCGTGACACGTCGAGGCGCTCGAACGCGGTCGTGAGGGACGCGGTCGCCGCGGACACCTCCCCGGCGATCTCCCCGTCGGCCCCGCCGTCGGGGGGCACGACACCGCCGCGGTAGCGGCCGATCATGCTCACCACGCGGTTGAGGAGGTTCCCCAGCTCGTTCGCGAGCTCCTGCGAGTAGCGGCCCTCGAAGCCCTCGGCGGTGAACGTCCCGTCCTCCCCGAAGCGCACCTCGCGGGCGAGGTAGTAGCGCAGGGCGTCGATGCCGTACGACTCGATGAACGGGAACGGGTCGACCACGTTGCCCGTGGTCTTGCTCATCTTCTCGCCACCCTTGAGGACGTAGCCGTGGATCATCAGCCGGCGGGGCAGCTCGAGGCCGGCCGCCATCAGCATCGCCGGCCAGATCACCGCGTGGAACTTGAGGATGTCCTTCGCCATCAGCTGCAGGTCGGGCGGCCAGAAGCGCTCGACGAGGTCCTCGCCGGGCCGCGCGTACCCGAGCGCGGTGCGGTAGTTGAGGAGGGCGTCGATCCAGACGTAGATCGTCTGCTCCGGGTCCCACGGGACGGGGACGCCCCACTCCACCTGCGCCCGCGACACCGAGAGGTCGTCGAGGCCCTGCTCGATCATCCGGCGGGCCTCGTTGTAGCGCGCCTGCGGCTGCACCCAGCCGGGGTCGGCGTCGTAGTGCTCCAGCAGCCGGTCGCGGTACGCGGAGAGGCGGAAGAACCAGTTCTCCTCCTCGACCCACTCGACGGGCGTCTTGTGGACCGGGCAGAGGCGCCCCTCCAGCAGGTCGCCCTCGGCGTAGAACGCCTCGCTGGCGGAGCAGTACCAGCCGCCGTAGCTGCCCTTGTAGACGTCGCCGGAGTCGTGGAGGCCCTGGAAGATCCGGGCGACCTCCGCCTCGTGCTCGAGGTCGGTGGTGCGGATGAAGAAGTCGTAGGTCGCGTCGAGCAGGCCGCCGAGGTCGCGGAAGCGGGCCGAGAGGATGTCGGCGTGCTCGCGCGGGGTGCGGCCCTCCCTCTCGGCCGACGTGGCGATCTTGCCGCCGTGCTCGTCGGTGCCGGTCAGGAAGAAGACCTCCTCGCCGAGCTGCCGGTGATGGCGGGCGAGGATGTCGGCCATGATCGTCGTGTACGCGTGCCCGATGTGCGGGTCCGCGTTGACGTAGTAGATCGGCGTCGTGAGGTAGAAGCGTCCGTCGGCCACGACCCCGGAGTGTAGTGCCACAGCCGTTGCCCCCGCGCTGCCACGCCGCCCTGATCGCCGTCGCCGCCCGCCTCGACGCGGCGGGGGTGCGCTGGGTGCTGGCGGGGAGCGCCGGGCGGGCGCTGCTCGGGCACCGGGTGCGCCCCCGCGACATCGACGTGGAGGTGGCCGTCGCCGACGCCGCCGCGGCGGAGGCCGCCCTCGGCGTCGCGTTGTCCCCGAGCTCCGGCGGGGGGCGGTCGTCGCGGCGCGGCGGGACGTGGGTCGCGGGCGTCGAGGTCGACGTGACGGCCGGGTTCGCCGCGGAGGGCCCCGCGTGGACGCTGGCGGCGGACGACGACGCCCAGCTCGCCGCGCGGCACCTCGTCCGGCTGGGCGACCGGACGGTCCCGGTGGCCCCCGTCGAGGAGGCCGTCGCGCGGGCGCTGGTGCTGGGCGACCGCGCGGCGGTCGCGCGGGTGGCGTCCCAGGCCGCCGCGGGGGACGCGGCGCCCCCGCGGGTCTCCTACGTGCTGCGGCGCCTCTCCTCGGCGACCTCGAGGGCGACCCGGTAGGCCCGGTTGCGGGGGGCGGCGCCGAGGAGGGCGGCGACCTCGGCGGCGCGTCCCGCCCCGAGGCCGGCGTCGAGGAGGACGGCCAGGGCCTCCCGCAGCGGCCCGTCCGCGGCGGCGGTCGCGGCGTCGCCGTCGGCGGGCGGCGCGGGGGCGACGACGACGGCGATCTCTCCGCGGGGGGGCTCGGTGACGCGGGCGGCGAGCTCGGCGGCCGTCCCCCGCAGGACCTCCTCGTGCATCTTCGTCAGCTCGCGGCAGACGGCGACGGGGCGGTCCGGCATGCGGGCGGCGAGGTCGGCGAGGAGGGCGGGGAGCCGCTGCGGGCTCTCGTAGGCCACGACGGGGACGGGCGACCCGGCGAGCGCGTCGAGGGCGGCGCGGCGCTCGGCCCCCTTGCGCGGCACGAACCCCGCGAACGCGAAGCCGTCGCCCTCGCCGAGACCCGAGACGGCGAGCGCCGCGGTCACGGCGCTCGGCCCCGGGACCACGTCGACGGGCAGGCCGGCGGCGACCGCCGCGCGGACGAGGCGGGCCCCCGGGTCGCTCACGAGCGGCATCCCCGCGTCGCTGACGAGGACCACGTGCGCGCCGGTCTCCATGCGGCCGACGAGATCGGCCGTCCGGGCCGCCTCGTTGTGCCGGTGGACCGCCACCATCCGCGCCCCGGATCCCGCGTGACGCAGGAGAACGGCGGTGCGGCGCGTATCCTCGCAGGCGACCAGATCGGCGCCGCGGAGGCACTCGGCGGCCCGCGGGGAGAGGTCGGCCAGGTTGCCGATCGGGGTCCCCACGACCGTCAGGCCTCCCGCTCCCTCCACGGCGGCCCCTTCCCGAGTTCGACGGTCGTCACCGTGACTGACGCTACCATCACCCGCCGATGAGCCGGACGACCAAGCCGTACAAGCGGTTCCGCGCCCGTGGGGCGGCGGCCGCACCCGAGGGCGAGGAGGGACTCGCCCAGCTCCGCGCGCTCGTGGCCCGCGAGGCGGGCGACGACGCCCGTGCGGCGGGCGGCGGCGGGAACGGGGGCGGGGGCGTCGGCGCACCGCCCCGGCCCGGCACCCCCGGCCCCGCCCCGGGGCGCCGCCCCGGACGGCTCGAGCGCGAGCAGCGCCGCGCCCTGCAGCGCGAGGGGCGCCGCTGGTACTCGCTGCGCGGCCTCGGCCCCGGCGGCTGGGTCGCCCGCGGCCTGCTGGTGCTGCTCGTCGCGTTCACCGTCTGGGGCGTCCTCGGCTACCTCGCCCTCGACAGCGCCGTCGACGAGTCGAACGGCAAGATCACGGCCTCCGCCCGCGCCGCGCTCGACCCCCTCCCCGGGGGAATGCTCGGCACGCCCACCAACACCCTCATCCTGGGCGTCGACGCCCGCCGGGGCCAGACCCGCAGCCGTGCCGACACCATCCTGCTGATGCGGACCGACCCCGACTCGGGCCGGATCAAGTACCTGTCGATCCCCCGCGACTACCGCGTCGAGATCCCCGGCCAGGGCACCCAGAAGATCAACGCCGCGTTCTTCTTCAACGGCCAGGCCGGCGCGATCAACGCCGTGAAGCGCCTCACCGGGCTGCCGGTGCACCACCTGATCGTGATCAAGTTCAACGGCTTCCCGAAGATGGTCGACGCCGTCGGCGGCGTCACCGTCAACAACCCGACGTCGCTCGTGGACTGCCCCTACGAGGCGGGCCGCACCGTCAGCTTCCCCGAGGGCCGCATCTCCCTCGACGGGGCCCGGGCGCTCGAGTACGCCCGCGCCCGCCAGGGCGACTGCGGCGGCGACTTCGGGCGCGCGCTGCGCCAGCAGGCCGTCGTCGCCGGCCTCAAGAGCAAGGTCCTCGCCCCGTCCGGCCTGCTCCTGGCGCCGTGGCGCGGGGCCGACATCGTGCGCGCCCTCCAGACGGACATCGGCACGATCGACATGGCGAAGATGGGCTGGCTGCAGGCGCGCCTGGAGCAGCGCCCCGGCGACCGCATCCTCCTCTCCGGCGAGCCGCAGCTCATCGACGGCATCTCGTTCGTCGTCCAGACCGACCCGGACCGCAACGAGCGGGAGATCGCGAACTTCATCGCGACCGGCTGACCGTCAGTCGAGGGCGGCGAACGTCTCCGCGCGCTCGGGGGACCCGGCGACGACGAGCAGGTCGCCGCGCTGCAGCACCGTCTCCGGGGTCGCGTACGTGAACGTGCCGCCGGGGTTCTTCACGCACACGACGGTGACGTCGTACTTCTTGCGGAGGCCCGCCGCCTCCAGGGTCTGACCGACGGCCTCCCGGGGGGCCGTCGTCTCGATGAGGACGAAGTTCTCGTCGATCTCGATGTAGTCGATCGTGCGGCCCACCATCGAGTGCGCCATCCGGACGCCCATGTCGCGCTCGGGGAAGATGACCCGGTGGGCGCCGACGCGCTGCAGGATCGCCCCGTGCTCCGCGGTGATCGCCTTCGCCCAGATCCGCGGGATCTCGAGGTCGACGAGGGCGTAGGTGACGAGGATGCTCGCCTGGATGTCGGAGCCGATCGCCACGACGGCGCTCGGGAAGTCGCCGGCGCCGAGCTGGCGGAGGGCGTCGGCGTCGGTCGCGTCGGCCTGCACGACGTGGGTCATGCTCGTCGAGCACGCCTGCACCGTGCGCGCGGCGGCGTCGACCCCGAGGACCTCGTGGCCGAGCTGGCCGAGGGTCTCCGCGATCGCCCGGCCGAAGCGGCCGAGCCCGATCACCAGCGTCTGGTCGTTCCTACCCAACGAGCGGCCTTTCCTCGGGGTGGGTGTAGAGGCGCTCCCGCTCGCGCAGCACCAGGGCGACGCCGAGCGTCAACGGCCCGACGCGCCCCAGGAACATGAGGACTATCAGAACGCCCTGGCCGAAGCCGTTCAACCCGGCCGTCACCCCGGTGCTGAGGCCCGCCGTCGTGAAGGCGGCGACGCACTCGAAGAGCGCGTCCAGGAACTCGATGTCGTTCGTCGCCATCACCAGCAGCGTGCCGATGACGACGGCGTTCACGGCGAGCACCGCGATGGTCAGGGCCTGGCGCTGGACCGTCGTCGGGATGCGGCGGCGGAAGGCCGTCACCTCGGGGTCGCCGCGCACCTCGGCCCACACGATCAGGAACAGCAGGGCGAACGTCGTGACCTTGATGCCGCCCGCCACGGAGCCGCTGCCGCCGCCCGCGAACATCAGCATCTCCGTCACCAGGACCGTGTCGGGTTCGGCCTGGCCGTAGTCGATGACGTTGAAGCCGGCGGTGCGGGGCATGACGCCCGAGAAGATCCCGGCGACCAGCCGGTCCGCGCCGGAGAGGGCACCGAGGGTGGCGGGGTTGCGCCACTCCAGCGCCGTGACGGCGATCGTCCCGAAGGCCAGCAGCGCCGCGGTCGTCACCAGGGTGAGCTTGGTGTGGAGGCTCAGGCCGGGCGGCGGCGTCGGCCGCAGCAGCTCCAGCCACACGGGGAACCCGAGGCCACCGGCGATGACCGCGATCGCGATCGTCCCGAGGACCCACGGGTCGTCCGCGAACGACGTGAGGCCGCCGGGGAAGATCGACAGGCCGGCGTTGTTGAACGCCGCGACGCCGTGGAAGAGCCCGTTCCACGCCGCCTGCCCGAACCCGAGGTCGGTGCCGAGCCACAGGCGGGCGGTGAGGGCGATGACGGTGATCGCCTGGAACGCGAGCGAGAAGCCGATGATCGCGATCAGCAGCTTCCTCGTGCTGCCGAGGTCGACGGTGTGCAGCTCGGTCTGGGCGGCGAGGCGCCCGCGCAGGCCGACGCGCCGGGCGACCACCAGGAACAGGAGCGACGCGCTCGTCACGATGCCGAGCCCGCCCAGCTGGACGAGCACCAGGATCACGACCTGGCCGGCCGGGCTCCAGTACGTGGACGTGTCGACGATCGCCATGCCGCCGAGCGTCACCGACGCCACCGAGGAGAACAGGGCCGTCCACACGGGGGCGTTGCCCGGCCCGGCGGTGGCGAACGGCATCAGCAGCACCAGCGTGCCGACGAGGATGGTCGCGGCGAAGCCGGCGACCACGAGCTGCGCCGGGTGGCCGACGCTCCGGGAGGTGAGGGGGCCCCTCATGCGAGGCGACCCTCGGTCAGCGGGTCAGACCTTGTCCAGCCCCACCGTCTTGCCCCCGCCGCCCGAGGACGACGACGAGCTGTCCGACGACGTCGATCCGCCCGAGGTGGATGCGCCGTCCTTGGAGCCGCCGGTGCCCGCGGTCCCGCCGTCACCACCCGACGATCCGCCGCCCTCGTCGCCACCGGTCCCGCGGCGCTTGCTGCCGTAGTCGGTGTTGTGGAAGCCCGTCCCCTTGAAGTGGATCGCGGGCGCGAAGAGCATCCGGGAGGCCTTCTTGCCGCAGACCTCGCACTTCGTGAGGGGCTCGTCGCTCATGCGCTGGGTCACCTCGAACGTGTGACCATCGACGCAGCGGTATTCGTAGAACGGCACGCAGACACCTCGTACGACGTGGAACCACGGACGGCCCGGGATTATAGACGACGGGCACCCGGCCCCTTGGCACTCTCCCCGCCAGTGTGCCAACGACGCGGCGGCGATGCGCCGGGGACGTGTTGATAGCATCGCCGCGCGCGTGGGCGCCCGGAGCCCGCTGCGCCTCCCGATGCCATGACCGCGCCGATGCGAAAGGGTCAGGCCGTGCATCGCGCCGTCTGGACGGGCGTGGGCGCCGCCGTATCCGCCACGTTGATCGCCCGCCGGCAACCGGCGGCCGCCGCGGCGTTCGCGATCGGCGCGGCCCTCGCGACGGCCTCGGCCTTCGCCCCGCGCAGCCCCCTGTTCGGGCGGGTGCTCGGCCGCGGCCCCCGCGGCGTCCCGTGCGTGGCCCTCACGTTCGACGACGGCCCGGGACCCTCGACCCCGGACGTCCTGGACGCGCTCGCGCGGGAGGGGGCGCGGGCGACCTTCTTCGTGCTCGGCCGCCAGGTCGAGCGCCACCCCGCGCTCGTGCGGAGGATGGTCGCGGAGGGGCACCAGATCGCGAGCCACGGGTACGACCACGGCATCCTCGTGTTCCGCGGCGCCCGCCACGTGCGCGACCAGCTCACCCGCACCGAGGACGCCGTCCGGGCCGCGGTCGGCGCGGAGGCGATGAGCCGCCTGTTCCGCGCGCCCCACGGGTTCCGGGGTCCGGCGACGGTGTGGGCCGCCCGGCGCGGCGGCTACCGGACGGCCGCGTGGACGCATGGCGTGTTCGACTCGGCGGAGCCCGGCGCCGCGGTCATCGCGCGGCGGTCGGCGCGCGCGCTCGGCCCGGGTACGGTCCTGCTCCTGCACGACGCGGACGGGTGGGCGCCGGAGCGCAGCCGGCACCAGACGGCCGAGGCGCTCCCCGACATCTGCCGGTCGGCGCGGGAGCGGGGCCTGGCCCTCGTGACCATGGACGAGCTGCACGCCCCCCCGGGGGCGTACCGTCGTCGCGGGGGACGAAGGGGGGCGGGGACGTGACCACCGGCGTGGCCGAGCGGAAGAGATCGACCGCCCGCCGGTTCGTCGTGCCCGTCGCGCGGGTCCTGACGATCGTGCTGGTCGGCGCCCTCGCGGTCTGGAAGCTCGACCTCGACGAGGTCCACGACGCCTTCCACATCACGTCCTGGGCGTTCCTGACGATCGCGATCCTCGCCAACTTCGCCTCGGTCGGGTTCAAGGGACTGGCCTGGAAGGGCGTGGTCGACGCGCTGCCGGGGATGCGCAGCCGCACCCGCTACCGCGAGCTGCTCAGCCCGCTGTTCGTCGGCTTCCTCTTCAACACCGTCCTCGCCGCGCGGGTCGGCGAGATCGTCAAGGTGCTGCTGCTGCGGCGGCGCCTCGAGCGGCGCGGCGAGCGCCCCCCGACGACGACGCTCCTCGGCACGGTGGTCGCGGAGAACCTGGTGTCCACCATCACCTGGGTGGGCCTCGTCATCGCGATCGGCCTGTTCCTGCCGCTGCCCTCCTACGCGTGGGTGGCGTCGATCTCGCTCGGTCTCGGGTGCCTGGTGGTCGTCATGGTCGCGCTGCTGTCGGGGCCGGGCCGCCAGCTGCCGCCGTGGCTGAACACCGGCCCGCTGTGGGCCCGCGCCACGCGGGCCGTCACCCGCCTGTGGGGGGCGGTGCGCGAGAGCCACCTCGGCCTGCGCGACCCCCGCCAGATGAGCCTCGTCGTGGGCGCGAGCCTCGCGACGTGGCTGGCGCAGTGGACCGGCATCTACTTCACGCTGATGGCCTTCGGGCTGGAGCGCGTCGGGTGGGGCGGCGCCGGCCTGCTGCTCGTCACGATCACCCTCGCGCAGGCCTTCCCGGTGCTGCCCGGCAACCTGCTCGTCTTCCAGGCGGCGGCCGTCGTGCCCCTCACGGCGTCCTACGGCGTCAGCGCCGCCGAGGCGATCGCCTTCTCGGTGGTGCTGCAGGCCACCGAGGCCGTCGTCGGCGTGGCCGTCGGGTTCATGTTCCTGGTCGCCGAGGGCGTCGGGTTCGGCCAGCTCCGCCGGCAGGCCGAGGAGGAGGACCGGCGCACCACCTCGCGCGGCACCGCCCCGGTCGACACCCTGGCGGGCCAGTGACGCACCGCGTCACGCCGGGTCACCGGACGGTCACCGCGCCGTAACCCGCGGCGCGGCGGCGGCCGGGAGACTGGCCTCCGACCCCGGGCGACCGCATCGCCGCCCCCGCTCCGGTCCTCCGGGGTCCGCGGGCCGGAACGCCGGCCCTGCGCGGCGAGGGGGTGTCGGGACCCCCTCGCACCGCGCGAGCGCCCGGTTCAGTCCCCGTCGCCGGGCGACGCGATCCGGTCCCACGCGCCGCCGAGCGCCGCGAGCTCCTCGTCCGAGAACCGCGACAGGAACTCGGCGCGCACCCCGGTCAGGTGGGTCGCGCGGGCGGCGCGCAACCGCGCCCGCCCGGCGGCGGTGAGGACGACCTCGGCCCCGCGGCGGTCGTCGGCGCAGGCCTCGCGCACGACCAGGCCGTCGCGCCCGAGCCGATCGATCATGCGGCTCATGCCGCTCACGCTGAGCAGCGTCGCGCCGGAGAGCTCCGACACGCGCATGCGCCCCCGGGGGGCGCCGCCCAGCAGCATCAGCACCTCGTACGAGGTCAGCGACATGCCGTGGCGCTCGTGGAGCTCGGCGTCGAGGCGCCGTGTGACGCCCGCGTGGGCGCGGAGCATGCCGCGCCAGGCCCGCAGCTCGAGGTCGGTCAGCGGCTCCCCGTCCTCGCCGCGACGGGCCGGCGGGGCGCCCTCCTTGACGTGTGCTTGCATCGTCAACTACCCTTTTGCTTGCTCACGCAACGATTCTAGCACCGGCCCCGGGGCGTCCGCTCGCGGGGGCGGGCCGGACGGATCCAGGGGGGACCATGACCACCACGCCGAGCGGCGACGCGCGCCTCGACCGGGGCAGGGAGCTGGCGGAGCAGCACCTCGGGGAGGGCGTCATCGAGCGGTGGCGGGGGGTCTCCCCCGCCCTCGAGGAGCTGACGTCGGCGTTCGGGTTCGCCGACCTGTGGGGGCGTCCCGGCCTGTCGCGCCGCGACCGCTCCATCGTGGCGATGGCCATCACCGCGACCCTGCGCGCCGAGCCCCAGCTCGGCTGGCACGTGCGCGGCGCCCTCGGGGCGGGCGTGACCCCGGACGAGGTGCGCGAGGTGCTGATCGCGGTGTCCGGCCTGGCCGGCTTCCCGGCGGCGTGGACGGCGCT
Proteins encoded in this region:
- the rsmA gene encoding 16S rRNA (adenine(1518)-N(6)/adenine(1519)-N(6))-dimethyltransferase RsmA, with product MRLLAEHGLRPDTDLGQHFLLDENLVDLAVREAAVGPDDVVLEVGAGLGVLTVALARAASRVHAVELDRRLAPALADALSGLRNVSLAWGDVMKLDWEALDPPPTALVANLPYDIATPLMLESTWRLPSLDRWCVMVQREVADRWLAEPGGRQYGGPSVLLRLSLAPTFRRQVGREVFVPRPRVDSALVAFRRVAPAPSPEVRRVVRAAFSSRRKTLANALAQAGCPKPEAARAIAAVGLPPAARPEQVAPPDFARLAEELQWSG
- a CDS encoding TatD family hydrolase — its product is MGRRPAGRHRRAVGPAVPPRGGGGGVVDSHAHLDSCEVPPAELVAEAAAAGVERIVAIGVGRESSERAVALTREHPGVHAAVGVHPNDADGFTDDDIAWMRDLCADPKVVAVGECGLDHHRDHARPANQRRAFSAQIALAREVGLPLVIHTRDAARETLDMLAAEAAGHPVVLHCFSLPEHLDEVVARGYVLSFAGPVTFPKSLDLQRAARDVPAELLLVETDSPYLAPVPRRGRPNRPANVAHTLRFIADLRGVTEAELDELTSANAARVFGW
- the metG gene encoding methionine--tRNA ligase codes for the protein MADGRFYLTTPIYYVNADPHIGHAYTTIMADILARHHRQLGEEVFFLTGTDEHGGKIATSAEREGRTPREHADILSARFRDLGGLLDATYDFFIRTTDLEHEAEVARIFQGLHDSGDVYKGSYGGWYCSASEAFYAEGDLLEGRLCPVHKTPVEWVEEENWFFRLSAYRDRLLEHYDADPGWVQPQARYNEARRMIEQGLDDLSVSRAQVEWGVPVPWDPEQTIYVWIDALLNYRTALGYARPGEDLVERFWPPDLQLMAKDILKFHAVIWPAMLMAAGLELPRRLMIHGYVLKGGEKMSKTTGNVVDPFPFIESYGIDALRYYLAREVRFGEDGTFTAEGFEGRYSQELANELGNLLNRVVSMIGRYRGGVVPPDGGADGEIAGEVSAATASLTTAFERLDVSRGIEDVWRLVQRLNRLVEQRAPWTLAKDPARAGELDQTLHTLAEGLRAVAILLWPVIPGSAESILAALGQDPAAVAIADAAWGAGRPGATVAPSGQLFPRVEEEAA
- a CDS encoding nucleotidyltransferase domain-containing protein — encoded protein: MPPRCHAALIAVAARLDAAGVRWVLAGSAGRALLGHRVRPRDIDVEVAVADAAAAEAALGVALSPSSGGGRSSRRGGTWVAGVEVDVTAGFAAEGPAWTLAADDDAQLAARHLVRLGDRTVPVAPVEEAVARALVLGDRAAVARVASQAAAGDAAPPRVSYVLRRLSSATSRATR
- the rsmI gene encoding 16S rRNA (cytidine(1402)-2'-O)-methyltransferase; translation: MEGAGGLTVVGTPIGNLADLSPRAAECLRGADLVACEDTRRTAVLLRHAGSGARMVAVHRHNEAARTADLVGRMETGAHVVLVSDAGMPLVSDPGARLVRAAVAAGLPVDVVPGPSAVTAALAVSGLGEGDGFAFAGFVPRKGAERRAALDALAGSPVPVVAYESPQRLPALLADLAARMPDRPVAVCRELTKMHEEVLRGTAAELAARVTEPPRGEIAVVVAPAPPADGDAATAAADGPLREALAVLLDAGLGAGRAAEVAALLGAAPRNRAYRVALEVAEERRRST
- a CDS encoding LCP family protein, with product MSRTTKPYKRFRARGAAAAPEGEEGLAQLRALVAREAGDDARAAGGGGNGGGGVGAPPRPGTPGPAPGRRPGRLEREQRRALQREGRRWYSLRGLGPGGWVARGLLVLLVAFTVWGVLGYLALDSAVDESNGKITASARAALDPLPGGMLGTPTNTLILGVDARRGQTRSRADTILLMRTDPDSGRIKYLSIPRDYRVEIPGQGTQKINAAFFFNGQAGAINAVKRLTGLPVHHLIVIKFNGFPKMVDAVGGVTVNNPTSLVDCPYEAGRTVSFPEGRISLDGARALEYARARQGDCGGDFGRALRQQAVVAGLKSKVLAPSGLLLAPWRGADIVRALQTDIGTIDMAKMGWLQARLEQRPGDRILLSGEPQLIDGISFVVQTDPDRNEREIANFIATG
- a CDS encoding potassium channel family protein is translated as MGRNDQTLVIGLGRFGRAIAETLGQLGHEVLGVDAAARTVQACSTSMTHVVQADATDADALRQLGAGDFPSAVVAIGSDIQASILVTYALVDLEIPRIWAKAITAEHGAILQRVGAHRVIFPERDMGVRMAHSMVGRTIDYIEIDENFVLIETTAPREAVGQTLEAAGLRKKYDVTVVCVKNPGGTFTYATPETVLQRGDLLVVAGSPERAETFAALD
- a CDS encoding TrkH family potassium uptake protein → MRGPLTSRSVGHPAQLVVAGFAATILVGTLVLLMPFATAGPGNAPVWTALFSSVASVTLGGMAIVDTSTYWSPAGQVVILVLVQLGGLGIVTSASLLFLVVARRVGLRGRLAAQTELHTVDLGSTRKLLIAIIGFSLAFQAITVIALTARLWLGTDLGFGQAAWNGLFHGVAAFNNAGLSIFPGGLTSFADDPWVLGTIAIAVIAGGLGFPVWLELLRPTPPPGLSLHTKLTLVTTAALLAFGTIAVTALEWRNPATLGALSGADRLVAGIFSGVMPRTAGFNVIDYGQAEPDTVLVTEMLMFAGGGSGSVAGGIKVTTFALLFLIVWAEVRGDPEVTAFRRRIPTTVQRQALTIAVLAVNAVVIGTLLVMATNDIEFLDALFECVAAFTTAGLSTGVTAGLNGFGQGVLIVLMFLGRVGPLTLGVALVLRERERLYTHPEERPLVG
- a CDS encoding FmdB family zinc ribbon protein, translating into MPFYEYRCVDGHTFEVTQRMSDEPLTKCEVCGKKASRMLFAPAIHFKGTGFHNTDYGSKRRGTGGDEGGGSSGGDGGTAGTGGSKDGASTSGGSTSSDSSSSSSGGGGKTVGLDKV
- a CDS encoding polysaccharide deacetylase family protein — encoded protein: MHRAVWTGVGAAVSATLIARRQPAAAAAFAIGAALATASAFAPRSPLFGRVLGRGPRGVPCVALTFDDGPGPSTPDVLDALAREGARATFFVLGRQVERHPALVRRMVAEGHQIASHGYDHGILVFRGARHVRDQLTRTEDAVRAAVGAEAMSRLFRAPHGFRGPATVWAARRGGYRTAAWTHGVFDSAEPGAAVIARRSARALGPGTVLLLHDADGWAPERSRHQTAEALPDICRSARERGLALVTMDELHAPPGAYRRRGGRRGAGT
- a CDS encoding lysylphosphatidylglycerol synthase transmembrane domain-containing protein, whose amino-acid sequence is MTTGVAERKRSTARRFVVPVARVLTIVLVGALAVWKLDLDEVHDAFHITSWAFLTIAILANFASVGFKGLAWKGVVDALPGMRSRTRYRELLSPLFVGFLFNTVLAARVGEIVKVLLLRRRLERRGERPPTTTLLGTVVAENLVSTITWVGLVIAIGLFLPLPSYAWVASISLGLGCLVVVMVALLSGPGRQLPPWLNTGPLWARATRAVTRLWGAVRESHLGLRDPRQMSLVVGASLATWLAQWTGIYFTLMAFGLERVGWGGAGLLLVTITLAQAFPVLPGNLLVFQAAAVVPLTASYGVSAAEAIAFSVVLQATEAVVGVAVGFMFLVAEGVGFGQLRRQAEEEDRRTTSRGTAPVDTLAGQ
- a CDS encoding MarR family winged helix-turn-helix transcriptional regulator gives rise to the protein MQAHVKEGAPPARRGEDGEPLTDLELRAWRGMLRAHAGVTRRLDAELHERHGMSLTSYEVLMLLGGAPRGRMRVSELSGATLLSVSGMSRMIDRLGRDGLVVREACADDRRGAEVVLTAAGRARLRAARATHLTGVRAEFLSRFSDEELAALGGAWDRIASPGDGD